The proteins below are encoded in one region of Hugenholtzia roseola DSM 9546:
- a CDS encoding STAS/SEC14 domain-containing protein → MLPIYEATAKGVSAFINNKEQYVLLKMEGEVSDQEYKEAFEMLLDKEKTQGYNRLLLSQENLNQVSASARAWLLMKFMPAAQKHFGTNFKVAIVRSLSPLQKLTSKLLLGSLMQINSKFQIQYFDDRIQAKEWLIK, encoded by the coding sequence ATGCTACCAATTTACGAAGCCACAGCCAAAGGCGTGAGTGCCTTTATCAACAACAAAGAACAGTACGTCTTGCTCAAAATGGAGGGCGAGGTTAGCGACCAAGAGTATAAAGAAGCCTTCGAAATGCTTTTAGATAAGGAAAAAACGCAGGGTTACAATCGCTTGCTGTTGAGCCAAGAAAACCTCAATCAGGTTTCCGCTTCGGCGCGTGCGTGGCTGTTGATGAAATTTATGCCTGCTGCCCAAAAGCATTTTGGCACAAATTTCAAAGTGGCAATCGTGCGCTCGCTTTCGCCCCTACAAAAATTGACTTCCAAACTTTTATTAGGCTCTTTAATGCAAATCAATTCTAAGTTTCAAATCCAATATTTCGACGACCGTATCCAAGCCAAAGAGTGGCTTATCAAATAG
- a CDS encoding GAF domain-containing protein has translation MDTNQRDSNRLDTKQALTQSGNTVEESLWIDSQLTKFDNVLRHNYNKPLEDFAEIILTELCCMVSSVRGAFFLIDQENPNIDALAGYACTPDTMSKRRYRVGEGLIGQVVKLREPLYFNDLYQSQVALEASAGAVYAGAMLVSPLVFNDQAYGVIELLFLHDVPKKYRELIQRLCANVAAMLQSIIINARTKKLLEISMRQAEDLRSSEEELRQNLEELEAIQEEVHRTNKEFEQRLQALDQSGLGSIEFEPDGTIISANETFLKAMGYKMEEIKGQHHRLFVGKAYAQSKEYANFWKGLAEGAYLRGEFKRFAKDGSPVFISGAYVPITVGERKERRIWKLITDITYLHDTLQQAGYEIDEYSRIKKMS, from the coding sequence ATGGACACAAATCAAAGGGATTCAAATCGATTAGATACCAAGCAAGCCCTGACCCAGTCGGGCAATACCGTAGAGGAAAGCCTTTGGATAGATTCCCAACTTACAAAGTTCGACAACGTCCTGCGCCACAACTACAACAAACCCTTAGAGGACTTTGCCGAAATTATCCTCACCGAACTTTGTTGTATGGTCAGCAGTGTGCGTGGCGCGTTTTTTTTGATAGACCAAGAAAACCCCAACATAGATGCCCTTGCAGGCTATGCCTGCACGCCTGACACGATGTCCAAGCGGCGTTATCGGGTAGGTGAAGGGCTAATTGGGCAAGTGGTAAAATTGCGTGAGCCGCTTTATTTCAACGACCTTTATCAGTCGCAAGTAGCCTTAGAAGCCTCTGCGGGCGCAGTTTATGCAGGTGCAATGCTTGTGTCGCCTTTGGTCTTCAACGACCAAGCCTATGGCGTGATAGAACTTCTTTTCTTGCACGATGTCCCCAAAAAATATCGTGAGCTAATTCAGCGTCTTTGTGCAAATGTGGCGGCGATGTTGCAGAGTATCATCATCAATGCCCGTACTAAAAAATTGCTCGAAATCTCGATGCGACAGGCAGAAGATTTGCGCTCTTCCGAAGAGGAATTGCGGCAGAATTTAGAAGAATTGGAGGCAATACAAGAAGAAGTACATCGCACCAACAAAGAATTTGAACAACGCCTACAAGCCCTCGACCAAAGCGGTTTGGGTTCTATCGAATTTGAACCCGATGGCACTATCATTTCTGCTAATGAAACTTTCCTAAAAGCAATGGGCTACAAGATGGAGGAAATCAAAGGGCAGCACCATCGCTTGTTTGTGGGCAAGGCGTATGCACAATCTAAGGAGTATGCCAATTTTTGGAAAGGACTGGCAGAGGGCGCGTATTTGCGTGGCGAATTTAAGCGTTTTGCCAAAGATGGCAGCCCTGTTTTTATCAGTGGAGCGTATGTGCCAATTACGGTAGGCGAGCGAAAGGAGCGTCGTATTTGGAAACTTATTACGGACATTACCTACCTTCACGACACACTTCAACAGGCAGGGTATGAAATTGATGAATACAGTCGCATCAAAAAAATGTCTTGA
- a CDS encoding Ig-like domain-containing protein, producing MVVNLSPADDATGVSPATNLVITFDMPVQAGTGNITISDGVTTLVIPAAGSADATVTYNAATNQVTINPTVNLLPNTNYHVLIDAGAIEAAATGADFAGFALATDWNFETGNNPTTGGGGGAPTFVPSPAPLTATPISTTQITLDWTNVPAAVNGYDIYVGDILVATVGAGVVTYTVGGLDPNTLYYFQVVAISSNNRSEPARARAYTFPLAPSQVAVREACGSGTVQIQLPALRLFTDRYRIYNDSIGNDLVAEIATNVFETPVLTESRFYYISFVSNGQESERVAVLALVAEELPVEILEGERVFFCEGSQTTTLTATLYNDVRYIWYRNGLMLGGADSNTLQVERSGVYAVAVVRNNCTFVSAEARVTLDYKPTAAILETNLVFCNEATLNAQVGNNPSDAVYTWFNGSQEVGQGTTFQTTESGTYTLKVLANGCESSVTAAVTVLAPPSSVVLTKAEQGFCAGDSVKLSVPAISGATYVWFKNGLRYYASYNTNRNEIFATDEGVYQVRLVFQASREACVVLSNEVEVPFYEVPKVRLIRQAGDAVLQINGEYSTIEWFFNQQPIAGATNQLTVPITQNGNYQALISTVEGCQVRTRSNYYTLPLGTDDEIEATFNLYPNPTSGIVQIQVGTLQGTCQLVLVDALGRTLKALPFEATQNQTFTLDLSAYANGIYTLQIQHAEGTIIRKIVKE from the coding sequence ATGGTGGTCAATCTTAGCCCTGCTGATGATGCCACTGGCGTTTCTCCTGCTACTAATTTGGTCATTACCTTCGATATGCCCGTACAGGCTGGCACAGGAAACATTACCATTTCCGACGGCGTAACTACCCTTGTCATTCCTGCCGCAGGCAGTGCCGATGCTACCGTAACCTACAATGCGGCTACGAATCAGGTCACCATCAATCCAACTGTTAATCTATTGCCCAATACCAACTATCACGTCTTGATAGATGCTGGTGCAATAGAAGCGGCGGCGACAGGTGCCGACTTTGCAGGTTTTGCCCTTGCTACCGATTGGAACTTTGAAACAGGAAACAATCCTACCACAGGTGGCGGTGGCGGTGCGCCTACTTTCGTGCCTTCGCCTGCTCCCCTTACGGCTACGCCTATTTCCACTACCCAAATCACTTTGGATTGGACAAACGTACCAGCGGCGGTAAATGGATATGATATTTATGTGGGCGACATCTTAGTCGCTACTGTTGGGGCAGGTGTCGTTACCTACACCGTAGGCGGTCTTGACCCTAACACACTTTATTATTTCCAAGTAGTAGCCATTTCTTCTAACAACCGTTCAGAGCCTGCGCGTGCCAGAGCTTATACCTTCCCACTTGCGCCTTCGCAAGTGGCGGTAAGAGAAGCCTGTGGCAGCGGAACAGTGCAGATTCAGCTTCCTGCTTTGCGCCTTTTCACTGACCGTTATCGCATTTACAACGATTCAATTGGAAATGATTTGGTTGCGGAAATCGCGACAAATGTTTTCGAAACCCCTGTACTTACCGAAAGCCGTTTCTACTACATTTCTTTTGTAAGCAACGGACAAGAAAGTGAGCGCGTAGCAGTCTTGGCATTAGTAGCCGAAGAATTGCCCGTTGAAATTTTGGAAGGCGAGCGCGTCTTTTTCTGCGAAGGTAGCCAAACGACAACCCTTACCGCGACACTCTACAATGATGTCCGCTACATTTGGTATCGCAATGGTCTGATGTTGGGTGGTGCAGATAGCAATACACTTCAAGTAGAACGTTCAGGCGTGTATGCAGTGGCTGTGGTTCGCAATAACTGTACTTTCGTTTCGGCGGAGGCGCGTGTTACTTTGGACTACAAACCTACGGCGGCTATTTTGGAAACCAACTTAGTTTTCTGTAACGAGGCTACTTTAAATGCACAGGTGGGCAATAACCCTTCAGATGCCGTTTATACTTGGTTCAATGGCAGCCAAGAGGTAGGACAAGGCACTACTTTCCAAACCACAGAAAGCGGCACTTATACGCTAAAAGTGTTGGCAAACGGTTGCGAAAGTAGCGTTACGGCAGCGGTTACGGTCTTAGCTCCTCCTTCTTCGGTGGTGCTTACCAAAGCCGAACAGGGCTTCTGTGCAGGCGATTCTGTCAAATTGAGCGTTCCTGCCATCAGCGGAGCTACTTATGTTTGGTTTAAAAATGGTTTGCGTTATTATGCAAGCTACAATACCAATAGAAACGAAATCTTTGCCACAGACGAGGGCGTGTATCAAGTGCGTTTGGTATTCCAAGCCAGCCGCGAAGCCTGTGTCGTACTTTCTAACGAGGTAGAAGTGCCATTTTATGAAGTGCCAAAGGTTCGCCTTATCCGTCAGGCAGGCGATGCCGTCTTGCAAATCAATGGCGAGTATAGCACGATTGAGTGGTTCTTCAATCAACAACCGATTGCAGGAGCAACCAATCAGCTCACTGTGCCTATTACGCAAAATGGTAATTATCAGGCACTTATCTCTACGGTAGAAGGCTGTCAGGTTCGCACACGTAGCAATTACTACACTTTGCCTTTGGGTACAGATGACGAAATCGAGGCTACTTTCAATTTGTATCCAAACCCAACTTCGGGAATCGTACAAATTCAGGTAGGGACTTTGCAGGGAACTTGTCAGTTGGTTTTAGTAGATGCTTTGGGCAGAACCTTGAAGGCTCTACCTTTCGAAGCTACTCAAAATCAGACCTTTACCCTCGACCTTAGTGCCTATGCCAATGGTATTTATACCCTTCAAATCCAACACGCAGAGGGTACGATTATCAGAAAAATTGTAAAAGAATAG
- a CDS encoding purine-nucleoside phosphorylase, whose translation MTTLNPSLPLSNATLAAPNEAKTELAKITEAAHYLKSRTQAFPQVGIVLGTGLSSLVEEIKVAHTIGYEEIPHFPLSTVESHQGKLIFGELGGKEVVVMQGRFHYYEGYTMQQVVFPVRVMKLLGIEALLVSNAAGGLNAKYHLSDLMLIHDHINLLPDNPLRGQNIEALGVRFPDMSEPYSLDLIQKAKTIAEENHIFLHEGVYASVMGPNLETKAEYRYLRTIGADAVGMSTVPEVVAAAHMGLPVLAISVITDLCSSENLKKITIEEVIQAATQAEPNVTFLFTELIKTL comes from the coding sequence ATGACTACTCTCAATCCCTCTCTTCCGCTTTCAAATGCTACCCTTGCCGCACCCAACGAGGCAAAGACCGAATTGGCAAAAATCACAGAAGCCGCTCACTACCTCAAAAGCCGCACCCAAGCCTTCCCACAAGTGGGTATCGTGCTTGGCACAGGGCTAAGTTCGCTGGTAGAGGAAATCAAAGTCGCCCACACTATCGGATATGAAGAAATCCCGCATTTTCCGCTTTCCACCGTAGAAAGTCATCAGGGAAAACTTATCTTTGGCGAGCTGGGCGGAAAAGAAGTCGTCGTCATGCAAGGGCGTTTCCACTACTACGAAGGCTACACGATGCAGCAGGTAGTCTTTCCTGTGCGCGTCATGAAACTTTTGGGAATAGAGGCACTTTTGGTATCAAACGCCGCAGGCGGACTTAATGCCAAATACCACCTTAGCGACCTGATGCTCATTCACGACCACATCAATTTACTACCCGACAACCCCTTGCGCGGACAAAACATAGAAGCCTTAGGCGTGCGCTTTCCCGACATGAGCGAGCCTTATAGTTTGGATTTAATACAAAAAGCCAAAACGATAGCCGAAGAAAATCATATTTTTTTGCACGAAGGCGTATATGCCAGCGTCATGGGTCCTAACTTAGAAACCAAAGCCGAGTACCGCTACTTGCGTACCATTGGGGCAGATGCCGTAGGCATGTCCACTGTTCCCGAAGTAGTGGCGGCGGCGCACATGGGGCTGCCCGTTTTGGCTATTTCAGTCATCACCGACCTTTGTAGCAGCGAAAATCTCAAAAAAATAACAATAGAAGAGGTAATACAAGCCGCAACCCAAGCCGAACCAAATGTAACTTTTCTTTTTACCGAGCTTATCAAAACTTTGTAA
- a CDS encoding Maf family nucleotide pyrophosphatase: MSTVQKLVLASQSPRRKELLTKLDLPFTIRILETDEDFPSTMPPETVAQYLATQKAEAQAHLLQADEVLLAADTTVLLQPENKIEKAQILNKPQDAAHAKQMLEMLAGRTHWVVTGVCLKSQTQTRAFSDIAEVTFASLSDSQIAAYIAQYQPFDKAGAYGAQDWIGLMGIEKIVGSYFTIMGLPTHLVYANLLEFFPLVEGLRK, from the coding sequence ATGTCCACAGTTCAAAAGTTAGTGTTAGCCTCGCAGTCGCCGCGTAGGAAAGAATTGCTCACCAAATTAGACCTGCCTTTTACGATACGCATTTTAGAAACAGACGAAGATTTCCCTTCCACTATGCCCCCAGAAACGGTAGCCCAGTATTTGGCTACACAAAAGGCAGAGGCACAAGCGCACCTTTTACAAGCCGACGAGGTCTTATTAGCAGCCGATACTACCGTTTTATTACAACCAGAAAATAAAATAGAAAAAGCACAAATTCTGAACAAACCCCAAGATGCAGCCCACGCCAAACAGATGTTGGAAATGCTTGCAGGCAGGACGCATTGGGTCGTTACGGGCGTTTGTCTGAAAAGTCAGACCCAAACAAGGGCTTTTTCCGACATCGCCGAAGTTACTTTTGCCTCCCTTTCAGATAGTCAGATAGCGGCTTATATCGCACAATATCAACCCTTTGACAAGGCAGGCGCGTATGGCGCACAAGATTGGATAGGGCTTATGGGTATCGAAAAAATAGTAGGGAGCTATTTTACCATCATGGGGCTGCCCACGCATTTGGTCTATGCTAATTTGCTCGAATTTTTCCCATTGGTAGAGGGTTTGAGAAAGTAA
- a CDS encoding GAF domain-containing SpoIIE family protein phosphatase, with product MTRQDFQNFLKDLSEANWEQTQADLADFYRLLSENYQQEPNIFAEHIITWLSQKVGAMMGVFWAFREDTESLHFSAGFACDAAMLTKTKVGRESEGVYRAVIKNKEVFFFENLNHFFYQSATYQIPLRSWLILPIMLNENLLAVVELYHPNHFHTQKLHLLWQALGQIAAAWSGVSEQDKRKALIEKLHHQNEEIRAQEEELRQQTEELIAINENLEQVKRQLEEKNHDILRTKTLIEKKNENIMASIQYAQRIQQAMLPSAEILKERLGEYALLFMPRDVVSGDFYWTFQNAQGTWVAAVDCTGHGVPAALMAMMGMNLLEHAMSHYEKPSPAQVLTYLNERVQSLLRVGETNTKDGMDMSLCLLDYKGKKIHYAGAMNAAYYLTEKGIERLEHTRLPIGKQAPLRRKESFVNQQAQMQGNGMLYLCSDGFQDQFGGANNKKFMRGAFLNLLQEIWRMPAIEQARILRQNFELWKGEQDQTDDVLVLGVRV from the coding sequence ATGACCCGTCAGGATTTTCAAAACTTCTTGAAAGACCTTTCAGAAGCCAACTGGGAGCAGACGCAGGCGGATTTAGCCGATTTCTACCGCTTGCTTTCTGAAAATTATCAGCAAGAACCCAATATTTTTGCTGAACACATCATTACTTGGCTTTCGCAGAAAGTTGGGGCTATGATGGGTGTTTTTTGGGCTTTTAGAGAGGATACGGAGAGTTTGCACTTTTCGGCAGGTTTTGCTTGTGATGCCGCCATGCTTACCAAAACAAAAGTGGGCAGGGAAAGCGAAGGCGTTTATCGTGCAGTGATAAAAAATAAGGAGGTCTTTTTTTTTGAAAATCTGAACCATTTTTTTTATCAGAGTGCAACCTACCAAATTCCCTTGCGCTCGTGGCTTATCCTGCCCATTATGCTCAACGAAAACCTGCTCGCTGTTGTGGAATTGTATCACCCCAATCACTTCCATACCCAAAAATTGCATCTGCTTTGGCAGGCTTTGGGGCAAATTGCGGCGGCTTGGTCGGGCGTGAGCGAACAAGACAAGCGCAAAGCCTTGATAGAAAAATTGCACCACCAAAACGAGGAAATTCGCGCCCAAGAGGAGGAACTACGCCAACAGACCGAAGAACTTATCGCCATTAACGAAAACCTCGAACAGGTAAAACGCCAATTAGAGGAAAAAAATCACGACATCTTGCGTACCAAAACGCTGATTGAAAAGAAAAACGAAAACATCATGGCGAGCATACAATATGCCCAACGTATCCAACAAGCCATGCTGCCCAGCGCGGAAATTTTGAAGGAAAGGTTAGGCGAATATGCGTTGCTTTTTATGCCAAGAGATGTCGTTTCAGGCGATTTTTACTGGACATTTCAAAATGCGCAGGGAACTTGGGTAGCGGCAGTAGATTGTACAGGGCATGGCGTGCCTGCTGCACTTATGGCGATGATGGGCATGAACCTGCTCGAACATGCGATGAGCCACTACGAAAAGCCCTCGCCTGCCCAAGTGCTGACCTACCTCAATGAGCGCGTTCAGAGTTTGCTACGCGTAGGCGAAACCAATACCAAAGATGGCATGGATATGTCGCTTTGTTTGCTCGACTACAAAGGCAAGAAAATTCATTATGCAGGTGCGATGAACGCTGCCTACTATCTGACCGAAAAAGGCATAGAACGCTTAGAACACACGCGCCTGCCTATCGGAAAACAAGCCCCCCTCCGTCGAAAGGAAAGTTTTGTCAATCAGCAAGCCCAGATGCAGGGAAATGGCATGCTCTATCTCTGTTCCGACGGCTTTCAAGACCAATTTGGCGGCGCAAACAACAAAAAATTTATGCGTGGAGCGTTTCTAAATTTGCTACAAGAGATTTGGCGCATGCCTGCCATAGAGCAGGCGCGTATCCTAAGACAAAATTTTGAACTTTGGAAAGGCGAACAAGACCAGACCGACGACGTGTTAGTTTTGGGAGTGAGGGTGTAG
- a CDS encoding GNAT family N-acetyltransferase — MKKLNIKTKRLQIRPLELEDLADFHLYRSNPEVTKYQGFDVLTLDEAENFIIDNATKHFGKAGEWVQYAIENLDTKKVIGDCAIKLNQEDTRIAEIGITISHLEQKKGFAKEAIRAILAFLFEDKQIHRVVEIVDTENIASISLLQSVGFRKEGHFIENVFFKGKWGSEFQYAMLKREWSLLK, encoded by the coding sequence ATGAAAAAACTCAATATCAAGACTAAAAGGCTTCAAATTCGTCCCCTCGAATTAGAAGATTTGGCTGATTTTCACCTGTATCGCTCAAATCCAGAAGTTACAAAATATCAAGGTTTTGATGTTTTGACGCTTGATGAGGCTGAAAATTTTATCATAGATAACGCCACTAAGCACTTTGGAAAAGCAGGTGAATGGGTGCAATACGCCATTGAAAACCTCGATACAAAAAAAGTAATTGGCGATTGTGCCATCAAATTGAACCAAGAAGACACAAGAATTGCAGAAATAGGCATCACCATTTCGCATCTCGAACAGAAAAAGGGCTTTGCCAAAGAAGCAATACGCGCTATATTAGCGTTTTTATTTGAAGACAAGCAAATACATCGGGTAGTTGAAATTGTAGATACTGAAAATATTGCTTCAATAAGTTTGTTACAAAGTGTAGGTTTTAGAAAAGAGGGGCATTTTATTGAAAATGTTTTTTTCAAAGGAAAATGGGGAAGTGAGTTTCAATATGCAATGTTAAAAAGAGAGTGGAGTCTGCTAAAATAA
- a CDS encoding ABC transporter ATP-binding protein → MQLIIENLTKTYANGVQALKNVSLTLGKGMFGLLGPNGAGKSSLMRTIATLQEADSGTIRFGEIDVLKEKDKVRRLLGYLPQEFGVYPKVDAVTLLDHLAVLKGITNKAERKERVAALLHKTNLYEARKKNLGGYSGGMKQRFGIAQALLADPQLIIVDEPTAGLDPAERNRFHNLLSEIGENTVVILSTHIVEDVRELCTDMAIINKGTLLLQTDPSKALETIKGQIWQKRISRDQIPSYKARLNVISDRMIAGKPVIHVWSEAEPEEGFTQIEPDLEDVYFYEIFGKKQVF, encoded by the coding sequence ATGCAACTCATTATAGAAAATCTGACCAAAACTTACGCCAATGGCGTGCAAGCCCTCAAAAATGTTTCGCTTACCTTGGGAAAGGGCATGTTCGGATTGCTCGGTCCCAATGGAGCAGGCAAATCTTCCCTGATGCGTACTATCGCCACTTTGCAAGAAGCCGATTCGGGTACTATTCGCTTTGGCGAAATAGACGTTTTGAAGGAAAAAGACAAGGTGCGCCGCTTGTTGGGCTACCTGCCCCAAGAGTTTGGGGTCTATCCAAAAGTAGATGCCGTTACGCTTTTAGACCATTTGGCGGTGCTGAAAGGCATTACCAATAAGGCAGAGCGCAAAGAGCGCGTGGCGGCACTCCTGCACAAGACCAACCTTTATGAGGCGCGGAAAAAAAACTTAGGCGGTTATAGTGGAGGAATGAAGCAGCGATTTGGCATTGCACAAGCCTTGCTCGCCGACCCCCAACTTATTATCGTAGATGAACCCACCGCAGGGCTTGACCCTGCCGAGCGCAATCGCTTCCACAATCTTTTGAGCGAAATTGGTGAAAATACTGTCGTGATTCTTTCTACACATATCGTAGAAGATGTACGCGAACTTTGTACCGATATGGCAATTATCAACAAAGGAACGCTACTGCTGCAAACTGACCCCAGCAAAGCTTTAGAAACCATAAAAGGGCAAATTTGGCAGAAAAGAATTAGCCGCGACCAAATCCCAAGCTACAAAGCTCGCCTCAATGTCATTTCTGATAGAATGATAGCAGGAAAACCCGTCATACACGTATGGAGCGAGGCAGAACCCGAAGAAGGTTTCACACAAATAGAACCCGATTTGGAAGATGTCTATTTTTATGAAATTTTTGGTAAAAAGCAAGTTTTTTAG